Proteins encoded by one window of Kribbella flavida DSM 17836:
- a CDS encoding S8 family serine peptidase has protein sequence MRQPVRTLATLGLAALLGSLLTVSAPAATARPAAQPPVGSGPPRTVTLITGDRVEVVPGAPPRVIPAEGRTSIRFRVSTGGGRIQVLPLDAVGLVAAGKLDPRLFDVTTLLEFGYDDARRSQLPLIVQRAASGRSAGPALRGASARRELRSIGGYSVLESKKDSVAFWTSLVAGTRALAPGVTKVWLNGLRRTTLDHTVPQIGVPAAWSAGLTGRGVTVAVVDTGIDAQHPDLAGKVAAAKTFVDGATGDQIGHGTHVASTVTGSGAASGGSYRGVAPDVRLIDAKVCGEQGCPEDAILAGMEWAAVEQDAAVVNLSLGGADAPGDDPIEQAVNTLSAQHGTLFVISAGNSGVAGAGTVGSPGSAAAALTVGAVDKRNALAPFSSRGPTVGNALVKPDVTAPGVDVVAAKAAGTEAGTPVGEQYVSLSGTSMAAPHVAGAAAILLQQHPEWTGAQVKAALMASARPAPGSAGFDQGAGRVDVAQGITQQVVASPPSLSFGLASWPHEDDPVQEKAITYRNSADTAVTLDLVIRVENQPAGLFTVSPSRIVVPAGGTATATVATDTRSAGVPIGRFSGQLVASGHGTTVSTPIGVEKEPERYDVDLTTIGRDGKAPLEHVTFFDRLGPCGGDVSCGDYLYGAGTSRSKVRLAPGRYTMGHFSTVTGHDWTLLMHSVMDIEQDGSVVLDARTAKPVEMSAPRATARLMDLQVTLARDLQVGPAGIVTYALSGDGDRPLFIAERGTPAPAAEVVSVAYGRFAEPGPAGDFANSPYEYNLADYALGRALNGVRLRPRQEEFAAVKAAYAADTDEPRTARTGHVARPVAATLEYAAPPSDGQELRSRLPFERTEYFLARGLRWSSSMVSQGESGLIEPTWLFSSQRSVYQPGRTYRQQWNKGVFGPRLTTGPIEVNGSARGAQRTGDRLLFGLSLRSDSNPLHMNHPKLPAGSAKLYRDGELVQDWPYAAFVAADVPPGEASYRLETRVAVEGTEVSPTIDTAWTFRSGHVEGVAALPFMAVHFRPQLDNFNRARAGSGFTIPISVQRQPGAPAVPVKALTVEASTDDGTTWRPVKVERAGAGWRTKVTNEPGAAVSLRASATDADGNKVEQTVLRGYRVRN, from the coding sequence ATGCGACAACCCGTGAGGACGCTGGCCACGCTCGGCCTCGCAGCACTGCTCGGCAGTCTGCTGACCGTCTCCGCCCCCGCTGCGACCGCCCGTCCAGCCGCGCAGCCGCCTGTCGGCAGCGGCCCGCCGCGAACAGTCACCCTGATCACCGGCGATCGCGTCGAGGTCGTCCCCGGAGCGCCGCCGCGGGTGATTCCCGCCGAGGGCCGGACCTCGATCCGGTTCCGGGTCTCGACCGGCGGCGGCCGGATCCAGGTGCTGCCGCTGGACGCCGTCGGGCTGGTGGCGGCCGGCAAGCTCGACCCGCGGCTGTTCGACGTGACCACCCTGCTGGAGTTCGGGTACGACGACGCCCGGCGCTCGCAGCTGCCGTTGATCGTGCAGCGGGCGGCGTCCGGCCGGTCGGCGGGGCCGGCCCTGCGCGGTGCGAGCGCGCGCCGGGAGCTTCGCAGCATCGGGGGCTACTCGGTCCTGGAGTCGAAGAAAGACTCGGTGGCGTTCTGGACCTCGTTGGTCGCCGGCACCCGGGCGCTGGCGCCGGGAGTCACCAAGGTCTGGCTGAACGGGTTGCGCCGGACGACGCTGGACCACACCGTGCCGCAGATCGGCGTACCGGCTGCTTGGTCGGCAGGGTTGACCGGGCGTGGGGTGACGGTGGCCGTGGTGGACACCGGGATCGACGCGCAGCACCCGGACCTGGCCGGCAAGGTGGCGGCGGCGAAGACCTTCGTCGACGGCGCGACCGGTGACCAGATCGGGCACGGAACCCATGTCGCCTCGACGGTGACCGGCTCCGGTGCCGCGTCCGGCGGTTCTTACCGCGGCGTCGCACCCGACGTCCGGTTGATCGACGCCAAGGTCTGCGGCGAGCAAGGCTGTCCCGAGGACGCCATTCTCGCCGGGATGGAGTGGGCCGCGGTGGAGCAGGACGCCGCCGTGGTGAACCTGAGCCTCGGCGGCGCGGACGCCCCAGGCGACGATCCGATCGAGCAGGCGGTCAACACCCTGTCGGCTCAGCACGGCACGCTGTTCGTCATCTCCGCGGGCAACAGCGGTGTGGCAGGCGCCGGCACGGTGGGATCACCGGGCAGTGCGGCCGCCGCGCTCACCGTCGGTGCCGTGGACAAGCGCAATGCCCTGGCCCCGTTCAGCAGCCGCGGACCGACGGTCGGCAACGCGTTGGTGAAGCCGGACGTGACCGCTCCCGGCGTCGACGTCGTCGCGGCGAAGGCAGCAGGAACCGAAGCCGGTACGCCGGTCGGCGAGCAGTACGTCTCGCTGTCGGGCACCTCGATGGCCGCGCCGCATGTCGCCGGCGCCGCGGCGATCCTGCTCCAGCAACACCCGGAGTGGACCGGCGCGCAGGTCAAGGCGGCCCTGATGGCGTCCGCCAGGCCCGCGCCGGGAAGCGCCGGCTTCGACCAGGGAGCCGGACGGGTCGACGTCGCGCAAGGGATCACGCAGCAGGTGGTCGCTTCGCCGCCCAGCCTCAGCTTCGGTCTGGCGAGCTGGCCGCACGAGGACGACCCCGTGCAGGAGAAGGCGATCACGTATCGCAACAGTGCCGACACCGCCGTCACGCTCGACCTGGTCATTCGGGTCGAGAACCAGCCCGCCGGACTGTTCACGGTCTCCCCGAGCAGGATCGTCGTACCGGCAGGAGGAACGGCTACGGCGACCGTTGCCACGGACACCCGATCCGCCGGCGTGCCGATCGGCCGGTTCAGCGGTCAGCTCGTCGCCAGTGGCCACGGTACGACGGTGAGCACGCCGATCGGGGTCGAGAAGGAACCCGAGCGGTACGACGTCGACCTGACCACCATCGGGCGCGACGGCAAGGCTCCGCTCGAGCACGTCACCTTCTTCGACCGGCTCGGGCCGTGCGGTGGCGACGTGTCCTGCGGCGACTACCTCTACGGAGCCGGCACGAGCAGAAGCAAGGTTCGGCTGGCGCCGGGGCGGTACACGATGGGCCACTTCAGCACGGTGACCGGCCACGACTGGACGCTGCTGATGCACTCGGTGATGGACATCGAGCAGGACGGCTCGGTCGTTCTCGACGCGCGCACCGCCAAGCCGGTGGAGATGTCAGCGCCACGCGCCACCGCCCGGTTGATGGACCTGCAGGTCACGCTGGCCCGGGACCTGCAGGTCGGGCCGGCCGGCATCGTCACCTACGCCCTGTCGGGTGACGGGGACAGACCGCTGTTCATCGCCGAGCGCGGTACGCCGGCGCCCGCGGCCGAGGTGGTCAGCGTCGCCTACGGCCGGTTCGCCGAACCCGGTCCCGCCGGGGACTTCGCGAACAGCCCGTACGAGTACAACCTGGCCGACTACGCGCTGGGCCGGGCGCTGAACGGTGTGCGGCTCAGACCGCGGCAGGAGGAGTTCGCCGCGGTGAAGGCGGCGTACGCGGCGGACACCGACGAGCCGCGGACAGCGCGCACCGGTCACGTCGCCCGTCCGGTGGCGGCGACGCTCGAGTACGCGGCGCCGCCGTCCGACGGACAGGAGCTGAGAAGCCGGCTGCCGTTCGAACGGACCGAGTACTTCCTGGCTCGGGGGCTGCGGTGGTCCTCGAGCATGGTGAGCCAGGGCGAGTCCGGTCTCATCGAGCCCACGTGGCTGTTCTCGTCCCAGCGGTCCGTCTACCAGCCCGGCCGCACTTACCGGCAGCAGTGGAACAAGGGCGTGTTCGGGCCGCGACTGACCACGGGGCCGATCGAGGTGAACGGTTCCGCCCGGGGCGCACAGCGAACGGGGGACCGGCTGCTGTTCGGCCTCAGCCTGCGGTCGGACAGCAATCCGCTGCACATGAACCACCCGAAGCTCCCAGCCGGTTCGGCGAAGCTCTACCGCGACGGGGAACTGGTGCAGGACTGGCCGTACGCCGCCTTCGTCGCGGCGGACGTGCCGCCCGGCGAGGCGTCGTACCGGCTGGAAACGCGGGTCGCGGTGGAAGGCACGGAGGTGTCGCCGACCATCGACACCGCGTGGACGTTCCGCTCCGGGCACGTCGAGGGCGTTGCGGCGCTGCCGTTCATGGCGGTGCACTTCAGGCCGCAGCTGGACAACTTCAACCGCGCCCGGGCGGGATCGGGGTTCACCATTCCGATCTCGGTCCAGCGTCAGCCGGGTGCACCGGCCGTACCGGTCAAGGCCCTGACCGTCGAGGCCTCGACCGACGACGGCACGACCTGGCGCCCCGTGAAGGTGGAACGGGCCGGTGCCGGGTGGCGGACGAAGGTGACGAACGAGCCCGGTGCCGCCGTCTCGCTGCGTGCCTCCGCGACGGATGCTGACGGCAACAAGGTGGAGCAGACCGTTCTGCGCGGCTACCGGGTGCGGAACTGA
- a CDS encoding MarR family winged helix-turn-helix transcriptional regulator — translation MQLLHVNVGDLGAVLDQLGHELLLRDDPNGMRLGALAGLLGVSTPTASNTVGSLVAKDLVAKEPGPDKRSVALKLTPRGEAVADQTAEWPSFLARAVDGLEPAEQAVFLRCLVKLIRTLQENGDIPLQRMCVTCRYFQPYAHPDPVNPHHCGYVDAAFGDRHLRLNCAEQETAPLQERAATWERFTAHGETGESACRAES, via the coding sequence GTGCAGCTTCTGCACGTCAACGTCGGTGACCTGGGCGCGGTCCTCGACCAGCTTGGCCACGAACTCCTGCTGCGCGACGACCCGAACGGGATGCGCCTCGGCGCGCTCGCCGGCCTCCTGGGCGTCTCGACCCCGACCGCCAGCAACACGGTCGGCTCGCTGGTGGCGAAGGACCTGGTCGCGAAGGAACCAGGGCCGGACAAGCGGTCCGTGGCCTTGAAACTCACCCCGCGCGGAGAGGCGGTGGCCGACCAGACCGCCGAGTGGCCCAGCTTCCTGGCCCGCGCGGTCGATGGCCTGGAGCCGGCCGAGCAGGCGGTCTTTCTGCGCTGCCTGGTCAAACTCATCCGCACCCTGCAGGAGAACGGCGACATCCCGCTGCAGCGGATGTGCGTCACCTGCCGCTACTTCCAGCCCTACGCGCACCCCGATCCGGTGAACCCCCACCACTGCGGGTACGTCGACGCGGCCTTCGGCGACCGCCACCTCCGCCTGAACTGCGCCGAGCAGGAAACAGCTCCGCTCCAGGAACGGGCCGCCACCTGGGAGCGCTTCACTGCTCACGGTGAGACAGGTGAGTCAGCGTGCCGGGCCGAATCCTGA